One window from the genome of Toxotes jaculatrix isolate fToxJac2 chromosome 17, fToxJac2.pri, whole genome shotgun sequence encodes:
- the grem1b gene encoding gremlin-1 — protein MANSTRIFCSMVFIIGLLSSPVDSKRNRGSQGAIPHPDKNNPNESEQQPQPPQAGSGSRQRQGSSSPADEVLESSQEALHVTERQYLKRDWCKTQPLKQTIHEEGCVSRTIINRFCYGQCNSFYIPRHIRREEGAFQSCSFCKPKRFTTMTFTLNCPDQQPPTKKKRIQRVKQCRCISIDLD, from the coding sequence ATGGCCAACTCGACGCGTATCTTTTGCAGTATGGTTTTCATCATTGGGTTGCTATCCTCTCCCGTGGATTCAAAAAGAAATCGAGGTTCACAAGGCGCCATTCCTCATCCTGACAAAAATAACCCAAACGAATCGGAGCAGCAACCGCAGCCTCCGCAGGCGGGCTCCGGGTCCCGGCAGAGGCAGGGCTCATCCTCACCCGCCGACGAGGTGCTGGAGTCCAGCCAGGAAGCTTTACATGTGACGGAGCGCCAGTATTTGAAACGGGACTGGTGCAAGACGCAGCCGCTCAAACAGACCATCCATGAGGAGGGCTGCGTCAGCCGCACCATCATCAACCGCTTCTGTTACGGACAGTGCAACTCCTTCTACATCCCCAGGCATATCCGCAGGGAGGAGGGGGCCTTCCAGTCCTGTTCGTTTTGCAAGCCGAAGCGCTTTACCACCATGACTTTTACTTTGAACTGTCCGGACCAGCAGCCACCCACCAAGAAGAAACGCATCCAACGCGTCAAACAGTGCCGCTGTATATCCATAGACCTGGACTGA